From Gemmatimonadaceae bacterium, one genomic window encodes:
- a CDS encoding ATP-binding protein — protein MANPCNCCYLGHPTRACTCSEAEILNYRSRLSGALADRIEMHVTLAPVHPESLESAGDGESSSSIRARVELSRAMQRVRFTGTAVTCDSQASGRQLIANGNIGREARAMIRAAMESLSLSGGGYHHVIRVARTIADLADCEKVCEPHVAEALRFRPR, from the coding sequence ATGGCAAACCCCTGTAACTGCTGTTACTTAGGCCATCCGACGAGGGCGTGCACGTGCAGTGAGGCAGAGATTCTGAATTATCGGTCCCGACTCTCGGGTGCGTTGGCGGACCGAATTGAGATGCACGTCACGCTTGCGCCGGTGCATCCGGAGTCGCTCGAGAGCGCTGGCGACGGTGAATCCTCGTCGAGCATCCGCGCGCGAGTAGAGCTGAGTCGAGCGATGCAGCGGGTGCGGTTCACCGGAACAGCCGTCACGTGCGATTCGCAGGCGTCAGGCCGGCAGCTGATTGCGAACGGGAACATAGGCCGCGAGGCGCGAGCGATGATCCGAGCCGCCATGGAATCACTCAGCCTCTCGGGGGGCGGATACCACCACGTCATTCGGGTGGCGCGGACGATCGCCGATCTCGCCGACTGCGAGAAAGTGTGCGAGCCGCATGTCGCCGAGGCGCTACGATTTCGGCCGAGATGA